A single region of the Streptomyces caelestis genome encodes:
- a CDS encoding AbgT family transporter, protein MTTATSPPPPDVPSKQLSRLLAVLGRIERLGNKLPHPFWLFGVLSVVLALASWLLSATGASALNPATGKTVGVRSLVSGEGLRMMISDAVTNYATFPPLGTILVVMLGVAVADRSGLLPAMLRAAVARVPARWLTFTLAFTAMVAHVASDAAYVVLVPLGAMAFRAVGRSPMLGAVVAFVSVSAGYDASPLVTPTDAILAGLTTAAAHTVDPSYVVSPLSNYFFSVASSVLLALVVTVVTEKVIARRVAAMPEEPEPGDAPEATGAEAGGLTLRPAERRGLRNAGLALLAYAAPVVAAMTPAGSPLRGEGGSIVQSPVLTGIAVVLAVAFLIVGAVYGRTVGTVTTGRDIPDQMAKGLREMAPILVLFFAISQFLAYFKWTGVGEVLAIRGAGLLKSAGITGPVAFLGVLLVCTVINLLVTSGSAQWALVSPVFVPMFMLLDIPPEVTQAVYRIADSCTNAATPMSAYFVMTLGVVQRYRRSAGIGTLLSLTLPLCLVMLAAWTLLFYAWWALGIPLGPGVPVR, encoded by the coding sequence GTGACCACCGCCACTTCGCCTCCGCCACCCGACGTCCCCTCGAAGCAGCTCTCAAGGCTGCTCGCCGTCCTCGGGCGCATCGAGCGCCTCGGCAACAAACTCCCCCACCCCTTCTGGCTGTTCGGTGTGCTCAGCGTCGTCCTGGCGCTGGCCAGCTGGCTTCTGTCGGCCACCGGCGCCTCCGCGCTCAACCCCGCCACCGGCAAGACGGTGGGGGTGCGCAGCCTCGTCTCGGGCGAGGGGCTGCGGATGATGATCTCCGACGCGGTGACCAACTACGCCACGTTCCCGCCGCTCGGCACGATCCTCGTGGTCATGCTGGGCGTGGCCGTCGCCGACCGGTCGGGGCTGCTGCCCGCGATGCTGCGGGCGGCCGTCGCCCGGGTTCCGGCCCGGTGGCTGACGTTCACGCTCGCCTTCACGGCCATGGTCGCGCACGTCGCGTCCGACGCGGCCTACGTGGTGCTGGTGCCGCTGGGCGCGATGGCGTTCCGGGCGGTGGGGCGCAGTCCGATGCTCGGTGCCGTGGTGGCGTTCGTGTCGGTGTCCGCCGGGTACGACGCGAGCCCGCTCGTCACGCCGACTGACGCGATCCTGGCCGGGCTCACGACGGCCGCCGCGCACACGGTGGACCCTTCGTACGTGGTCAGCCCGCTGTCCAACTACTTCTTCTCCGTGGCCTCCTCGGTCCTCCTGGCCCTCGTCGTCACCGTCGTCACGGAGAAGGTCATCGCCCGGCGGGTGGCGGCGATGCCGGAGGAACCGGAGCCGGGGGACGCTCCCGAGGCCACCGGTGCGGAAGCCGGGGGACTGACACTGCGCCCGGCGGAGCGCAGGGGCCTGCGCAACGCGGGGCTCGCGCTGCTGGCGTACGCCGCGCCGGTCGTGGCGGCGATGACCCCGGCCGGATCGCCGCTGCGCGGCGAGGGCGGCAGCATCGTGCAGTCGCCGGTGCTCACCGGCATCGCGGTCGTGCTGGCGGTGGCGTTCCTGATCGTGGGTGCCGTGTACGGGCGCACGGTCGGGACCGTGACGACGGGCCGGGACATCCCCGACCAGATGGCGAAGGGCCTGCGCGAGATGGCGCCGATCCTGGTGCTGTTCTTCGCGATCTCCCAGTTCCTGGCGTACTTCAAGTGGACCGGCGTCGGCGAGGTCCTGGCGATCCGGGGCGCCGGCCTGCTGAAGTCGGCGGGCATCACGGGCCCGGTCGCGTTCCTCGGCGTCCTGCTCGTCTGCACGGTCATCAACCTGCTCGTCACCAGCGGCTCCGCGCAGTGGGCCCTGGTCTCCCCGGTGTTCGTGCCGATGTTCATGCTGCTCGACATCCCGCCCGAGGTGACCCAGGCGGTGTACCGCATCGCCGACTCGTGCACCAACGCGGCGACCCCGATGAGCGCGTACTTCGTGATGACCCTGGGCGTCGTCCAGCGCTACCGGCGCTCGGCCGGGATCGGCACGCTGCTGTCGCTGACCCTGCCCCTGTGCCTGGTCATGCTGGCGGCCTGGACGCTGCTGTTCTACGCCTGGTGGGCGCTGGGCATACCTCTGGGGCCCGGGGTGCCCGTCCGCTGA
- a CDS encoding M20 family metallopeptidase, with protein MSLTRVESLARQALPEMTGDLRRLVELETPSDDKELLTAGLAAVESWTHHRLGPPDGSRRYDGGPHGDMLELLYRGTSPAVVLVLCHYDTVWPAGTLAEWPFRVSEDGRATGPGAFDMKCGLVQAVWALRLLRELDLPRASVRLFLNGDEEIGSPASRPHIERLSEGAAATLVCEASAGPEGAVKTSRKGVGLFEVTVEGVEAHAGLDPDRGASAVHALAELVTRVAGLGSRERGTTVNVGLISGGTGRNVVAGRASCGIDVRIPDPAEASRIDAALASLAPSDPRVRVSVTGGWNRPPMVPTPVSRLLFKQAHAAAEELGRPLPETAVGGASDGNFVSALGRPVLDGLGAVGDGAHARHEHVLLDHVPPRTALLAGLLVAGAV; from the coding sequence ATGTCCCTGACCCGTGTCGAGTCGCTGGCCCGGCAAGCCCTGCCGGAGATGACCGGTGATCTGCGGAGGCTGGTGGAGCTGGAGACACCCAGCGACGACAAGGAGTTGCTGACCGCGGGGCTCGCCGCCGTCGAGAGCTGGACACACCACCGGCTCGGCCCGCCGGACGGGTCGCGGCGCTACGACGGCGGTCCGCACGGCGACATGCTGGAGCTGCTGTACCGGGGCACATCGCCGGCGGTGGTGCTGGTCCTGTGCCACTACGACACGGTGTGGCCGGCCGGCACCCTCGCCGAGTGGCCCTTCCGGGTGAGCGAGGACGGGCGGGCCACCGGACCGGGCGCGTTCGACATGAAGTGCGGCCTGGTGCAGGCGGTGTGGGCGCTGCGCCTGCTGCGGGAACTGGACCTGCCGCGCGCGTCGGTGCGGCTGTTCCTGAACGGTGACGAGGAGATCGGCAGCCCCGCCTCCCGGCCGCACATCGAGCGGCTGAGCGAGGGCGCGGCGGCCACGCTCGTGTGCGAGGCGTCGGCCGGGCCGGAGGGGGCGGTGAAGACCTCCCGCAAGGGCGTCGGCCTCTTCGAGGTGACGGTGGAGGGTGTGGAGGCACACGCGGGCCTCGATCCGGACCGGGGCGCCAGCGCCGTCCACGCCCTCGCCGAACTGGTCACCCGCGTCGCCGGGCTGGGCTCCCGGGAGCGGGGCACGACGGTCAACGTCGGGCTGATCAGCGGCGGCACGGGCCGCAACGTCGTCGCCGGCCGGGCGAGCTGCGGCATCGACGTACGGATCCCCGATCCCGCGGAAGCGTCCCGCATCGACGCCGCTCTGGCGTCCCTGGCACCCTCCGACCCCCGGGTCCGGGTCTCGGTCACCGGCGGCTGGAACCGTCCCCCGATGGTGCCGACACCCGTCTCCCGGCTCCTGTTCAAGCAGGCGCACGCGGCGGCGGAGGAGCTGGGCCGGCCCCTGCCGGAGACGGCCGTCGGCGGGGCGAGCGACGGCAACTTCGTCTCCGCGCTCGGCCGTCCCGTCCTCGACGGCCTGGGCGCGGTGGGCGACGGCGCCCACGCACGCCACGAGCACGTCCTGCTGGACCACGTCCCGCCGCGCACGGCGCTGCTGGCGGGGCTGCTCGTGGCGGGGGCGGTGTAG
- a CDS encoding glycosyl hydrolase 115 family protein, with the protein MAAVGAAPLLPAAVLPAGTAEAAASARPDFPLLRNGTPADVFVDAADDPAVLRAAGDLVADVERVGGVRPRLLHTVPQRAELLVVVGTIGASPVIDRLVRHGRLDASRVKGRWEASVTQVVDRPLPGVDRALVIAGSDRRGTVYGIYDTSERIGVSPWYWWADVPVVRRDTVTVPAGPFVRQEPAVRYRGIFINDEQNLTTWSHRTQEPDKNIGPRTYERVFELLLRLKANYLWPAMHPYSDFFNKHRENPELADRYGIVVGSSHPEAMLRNGVHEWEPWAEEHRNPDGTLPLYDYTVNPAVISDYWRARARQNAGYESSWTIGMRGLHDSALETKYATTIPEKVAVMNDIIADQRRILAEEVGEAATPQIFIPYKEVLELYNAGVQVPDDVTLIWPDDNHGNMRQLPNETERHRSGGNGIYYHLSYWGRPRSYLWLDTTQLSKVWQELRRVHDHRADRMWIFNVGDIKSIETGLSFCLDMAWDVDRWGPDDVEDFLVEWAGRQFGRRHGSEIAAIRTEYYRLAAERRPEFIDKAIFSTVHHGDEAGRRLAAYEELLDRVRKLGAKLPEPYRDAFYELVEYPVHGAYLMNLKYYWADRNALAVRQGRGAGTNRFADLAEAAHAEEQAITRRYNSEIAGGKWDGIVNPYPSQIPKAPGRPAVTRVPRQETSGLGLAAEGNETAASRPLSFSSYTRDRRFVDVFNTGFLPLEWQAEPSHPWIRLSTSGGELTDQTRIWVEIDWPRAPEGTHHPMLTFTGAGTTAEVPLRVVNDGERARQRARGFVEAHGYVSIDAAHFDRRVARGGARWRVVRGLGRRTAAVEAVPTTAPPITEDLPTRSPELRYRVRFTSTGTFPVTVFRLPSLDERGKRRLAIALDDQPPTVLSGQAIATGNRGDAWARNVEEGIEKLTARVTVTEPGEHVLRLFMVDPAMAVDQIVIDTGGLPVSYLAPPESYQKPE; encoded by the coding sequence ATGGCCGCCGTCGGCGCCGCCCCCCTGCTCCCCGCCGCCGTACTCCCCGCCGGCACCGCCGAAGCCGCCGCCTCGGCCCGGCCGGACTTCCCGCTGCTCCGGAACGGCACCCCCGCGGACGTGTTCGTCGACGCGGCGGACGACCCCGCCGTGCTCCGCGCGGCCGGTGACCTCGTGGCGGACGTGGAGCGAGTCGGCGGCGTCAGGCCACGGCTGCTGCACACCGTGCCCCAGCGGGCCGAACTCCTGGTCGTGGTGGGGACGATCGGCGCCAGCCCGGTGATCGACCGGCTCGTCCGGCACGGACGCCTGGACGCCTCCCGGGTCAAGGGCCGCTGGGAGGCGTCCGTCACGCAGGTCGTGGACCGTCCGCTGCCCGGCGTGGACCGCGCCCTGGTCATCGCGGGCAGCGACCGGCGCGGCACCGTCTACGGCATCTACGACACCTCGGAACGCATCGGCGTCTCGCCCTGGTACTGGTGGGCCGACGTCCCGGTGGTCCGCCGCGACACGGTGACGGTCCCGGCAGGCCCCTTCGTACGCCAGGAGCCCGCCGTCCGCTACCGCGGCATCTTCATCAACGACGAACAGAACCTCACCACCTGGTCCCACCGCACCCAGGAGCCGGACAAGAACATCGGCCCCCGCACCTACGAGCGGGTCTTCGAGCTGCTGCTCCGCCTCAAGGCCAACTACCTGTGGCCCGCGATGCACCCGTACTCCGACTTCTTCAACAAGCACCGCGAGAATCCCGAACTGGCCGACCGCTACGGCATCGTGGTCGGCTCCAGCCACCCCGAGGCCATGCTGCGCAACGGCGTGCACGAGTGGGAGCCGTGGGCCGAGGAGCACCGCAACCCCGACGGAACCCTGCCGCTCTACGACTACACGGTGAACCCGGCCGTCATCTCCGACTACTGGCGGGCGCGGGCCCGGCAGAACGCCGGCTACGAGAGCAGCTGGACGATCGGCATGCGCGGCCTGCACGACTCCGCGCTGGAGACGAAGTACGCCACCACGATCCCGGAGAAGGTCGCGGTGATGAACGACATCATCGCCGACCAGCGCCGCATCCTGGCCGAGGAGGTGGGCGAGGCAGCCACGCCGCAGATCTTCATCCCGTACAAGGAGGTCCTGGAGCTGTACAACGCGGGCGTCCAGGTCCCCGACGACGTCACGCTGATCTGGCCGGACGACAACCACGGCAACATGCGCCAGCTCCCGAACGAGACGGAGCGCCACCGCTCCGGCGGCAACGGCATCTACTACCACCTCTCCTACTGGGGCCGCCCCAGGAGCTATCTGTGGCTGGACACCACGCAGTTGAGCAAGGTGTGGCAGGAGCTGCGCCGGGTCCACGACCACCGGGCCGACCGGATGTGGATCTTCAACGTCGGTGACATCAAGTCGATCGAGACGGGCCTGTCCTTCTGCCTGGACATGGCGTGGGACGTGGACCGCTGGGGCCCGGACGACGTCGAGGACTTCCTGGTGGAATGGGCGGGGCGCCAGTTCGGCCGGCGCCACGGCTCGGAGATCGCCGCCATCCGCACGGAGTACTACCGCCTGGCGGCGGAGCGGCGCCCGGAGTTCATCGACAAGGCGATCTTCTCCACAGTGCACCACGGCGACGAGGCAGGCCGCCGGCTGGCCGCCTACGAGGAGTTGCTGGACCGGGTGCGCAAGCTGGGCGCGAAACTGCCCGAGCCGTACCGCGACGCCTTCTACGAGCTGGTCGAATACCCGGTGCACGGCGCCTACTTGATGAACCTGAAGTACTACTGGGCGGACCGGAACGCGCTCGCTGTCCGTCAGGGACGCGGCGCGGGCACCAACCGCTTCGCGGACTTGGCCGAGGCCGCGCACGCCGAGGAGCAAGCGATCACCCGCCGCTACAACTCGGAGATCGCGGGCGGCAAATGGGACGGCATCGTCAACCCCTACCCCTCCCAGATCCCGAAGGCTCCCGGCCGTCCGGCCGTCACGCGGGTGCCCCGCCAGGAGACCTCGGGCCTGGGGCTGGCCGCCGAGGGCAACGAAACGGCAGCGAGCCGCCCGCTCTCCTTCTCCTCCTACACCCGCGACCGCCGCTTCGTGGACGTCTTCAACACGGGTTTCCTCCCCCTTGAGTGGCAGGCCGAGCCGAGCCACCCGTGGATCCGGCTGAGCACGTCGGGCGGCGAACTCACCGACCAGACCCGGATATGGGTGGAGATCGACTGGCCGCGGGCACCGGAGGGCACCCACCACCCCATGCTCACCTTCACCGGCGCCGGCACGACGGCCGAGGTGCCCCTGCGGGTGGTCAACGACGGGGAACGGGCCCGGCAGCGCGCCCGCGGTTTCGTCGAGGCCCACGGCTACGTGTCGATCGACGCCGCGCACTTCGACCGCCGGGTGGCGCGCGGCGGGGCCCGGTGGCGGGTCGTACGCGGCCTGGGACGCCGTACGGCCGCCGTCGAGGCGGTCCCGACGACCGCACCGCCGATCACCGAGGACCTGCCCACCCGGTCACCGGAGCTGCGCTACCGGGTGCGCTTCACCAGCACCGGCACCTTCCCGGTGACCGTCTTCCGGCTGCCCTCCCTCGACGAGCGGGGTAAGCGCCGACTGGCGATCGCCCTCGACGACCAGCCGCCGACGGTCCTGTCCGGCCAGGCGATCGCCACCGGCAACCGGGGTGACGCCTGGGCCCGCAACGTCGAGGAGGGCATCGAGAAGCTGACGGCCCGGGTGACCGTGACAGAGCCGGGTGAACACGTCCTGCGGCTGTTCATGGTGGATCCGGCGATGGCGGTGGACCAGATCGTCATCGACACCGGTGGGCTGCCGGTGAGTTATCTGGCGCCGCCCGAGAGTTACCAGAAACCCGAGTGA
- a CDS encoding cytochrome P450 produces MFRRPLEFLNSLPARGDLVEIRLGPQRAWMVCHPELVHRMLRDSRTFDKGGPQYERLRALMGGGVVTCPHAEHRRQRRMLQPTFRPSSVAGHTRMMAEETESLCGDWRGGQQVDVSAAMLGLTTRLISRVLLSDSLGPAAAEEVRHCLAAIVRGLFVRTVVPVDALFRLPTPANHRYRRAVERVRELVDAAVAERRRGAPRDDLLGLLLRAADAEDGETPVTDQEVHDQLVSLLLTGSESPSMCLASTFSLLAQHPEVERRLHAEVDSVLAGRLPDADDLPRLVYTRSVVTETLRHSPPGWLFTRVTTRETEFAGCRLPRGATILYSPYLLHHNAASFPEPGRFLPERWLESEDAAGPHGALIPFAAGSRKCIGDLFSMAEMTVALATIAGRWRLRHPAGRVAPPRPGATLGPRSLTMICEPRPDAPGDPGGTQPRAVALAPSAAAVASDAEKNGEGR; encoded by the coding sequence TTGTTCCGTCGGCCTCTGGAGTTTCTGAATTCCCTTCCCGCGCGGGGCGATCTGGTCGAGATACGTCTGGGCCCCCAGCGCGCCTGGATGGTGTGCCACCCGGAGCTGGTCCACCGGATGCTCCGGGACAGCCGCACGTTCGACAAGGGCGGGCCGCAGTACGAGAGGCTGCGGGCGCTGATGGGCGGCGGCGTGGTCACCTGCCCGCACGCGGAGCACCGGCGTCAGCGCAGGATGCTGCAACCCACCTTCCGCCCGTCCAGCGTCGCCGGGCACACGCGCATGATGGCCGAGGAGACCGAGTCGCTGTGCGGTGACTGGCGCGGTGGGCAGCAGGTCGACGTCAGTGCCGCCATGCTGGGCCTGACGACCCGGCTGATCAGCCGGGTCCTGCTGTCCGACTCGCTCGGCCCCGCCGCGGCCGAGGAGGTCCGGCACTGCCTCGCCGCCATCGTCCGCGGGCTGTTCGTCCGCACGGTCGTACCGGTGGACGCCCTGTTCCGTCTTCCCACGCCGGCGAACCACCGCTACCGGCGTGCGGTGGAGCGGGTTCGCGAGCTCGTCGACGCGGCCGTCGCCGAGCGCCGCCGGGGCGCTCCCCGCGACGATCTGCTGGGCCTGCTGCTGAGGGCGGCGGACGCCGAGGACGGCGAGACCCCGGTCACGGACCAGGAGGTCCACGACCAGCTGGTGTCGCTCCTGCTCACCGGTTCCGAGAGCCCTTCGATGTGCCTGGCCTCCACCTTCAGTCTGCTGGCCCAGCACCCGGAGGTGGAGCGGCGGCTGCACGCCGAGGTCGACTCCGTCCTCGCCGGACGGCTGCCGGACGCCGACGATCTGCCGCGTCTGGTCTACACCCGGTCGGTCGTCACCGAGACGCTGCGCCACTCCCCGCCCGGCTGGCTCTTCACACGGGTCACGACCCGGGAGACGGAGTTCGCCGGGTGCCGTCTGCCGCGGGGGGCCACGATCTTGTACAGCCCCTATCTCCTGCACCACAACGCGGCGTCGTTCCCCGAGCCCGGCCGCTTCCTGCCCGAGCGCTGGCTGGAGTCAGAGGACGCCGCCGGTCCGCACGGGGCGCTGATCCCGTTCGCCGCGGGCAGCCGCAAGTGCATCGGCGACCTGTTCTCGATGGCCGAGATGACGGTGGCCCTCGCGACCATCGCCGGCCGCTGGCGTCTGCGTCATCCGGCCGGGCGCGTCGCACCACCGCGGCCCGGGGCGACGCTGGGACCGAGGTCCCTGACGATGATCTGCGAACCACGGCCGGACGCACCGGGCGACCCGGGCGGCACGCAGCCGCGTGCCGTTGCCCTCGCCCCCTCAGCCGCGGCCGTGGCATCCGACGCGGAGAAGAACGGGGAGGGACGGTGA
- a CDS encoding (-)-alpha-amorphene synthase yields MELIDAHLYMPFPFRRHPHEAAAAAGVDHWLSMTGLGDEPGVAAMISRTRPAELASYNSPDVDPGILHLVALQIAYQFVFDDRAEEVGRHRPGQLLPMLCESIAILRDGAPAGTPLGAALSDLYRQVRERCTPAQAERWAWKSREYVHGLLYEAVAQTHPSPLRPGLCTSIRSLTAGVEPFHPLYEAAQPCELTPEELQHPLMGRLSRLSADAAVWIPDLFSTVKEQRAGEMINLALAYQRAHECSLPTAVTLAIRQINRTIREFEKLYEEIRPELSPSGVGYVEGMAGWIRGCYYWSRTVPRYADAGTAPAV; encoded by the coding sequence GTGGAGCTGATCGACGCCCATCTCTACATGCCCTTCCCGTTCCGGCGGCATCCCCACGAGGCCGCGGCGGCGGCCGGTGTCGACCACTGGCTGAGCATGACCGGTCTCGGCGACGAACCGGGGGTCGCGGCGATGATCTCCCGCACCCGCCCCGCCGAGCTCGCGTCCTACAACAGCCCGGACGTCGACCCCGGCATTCTCCACCTCGTGGCCCTCCAGATCGCCTATCAGTTCGTCTTCGACGACCGTGCCGAGGAGGTCGGCCGGCACCGGCCGGGCCAGCTGCTGCCCATGCTGTGCGAGAGCATCGCGATCCTGCGGGACGGCGCTCCCGCCGGCACCCCCCTGGGAGCGGCTCTGTCCGACCTCTACCGGCAGGTCCGTGAACGGTGCACCCCGGCGCAGGCCGAGCGCTGGGCGTGGAAGAGCCGGGAGTACGTGCACGGGCTGCTGTACGAAGCGGTGGCCCAGACCCATCCCTCCCCCCTACGGCCGGGGCTCTGCACCTCGATACGTTCTCTCACCGCGGGCGTCGAGCCCTTCCACCCGCTGTACGAGGCCGCGCAGCCGTGCGAGCTGACCCCCGAGGAGCTCCAGCACCCGCTCATGGGGCGGCTGAGCCGGCTGTCGGCCGACGCGGCGGTGTGGATCCCGGACCTCTTCTCCACGGTCAAGGAGCAACGGGCCGGCGAAATGATCAACCTGGCCCTCGCCTACCAGCGGGCCCACGAGTGCTCCCTGCCGACGGCCGTCACCCTGGCCATCCGGCAGATCAACCGCACCATCCGCGAGTTCGAGAAGCTCTACGAGGAGATCCGACCGGAATTGAGCCCTTCGGGCGTCGGCTATGTGGAAGGCATGGCCGGCTGGATCCGCGGCTGCTACTACTGGTCCCGCACCGTGCCGCGGTACGCGGACGCGGGGACGGCCCCGGCCGTGTAG
- a CDS encoding ATP-binding protein: MANELRQPTPESRPLLERRKELRALDTALAALHDTVDGVPQAPRGGLLAFTGPAGMGKTALLNEARARAVVKGFTVLSGRGGEKEQELAFHVVRQLVQPALATMDETEIRTFLGGGWYDIVAAALGLVATPSGHVPDPTGVRDGLDWVMTRLAVKKSPLVLLLDDLHWADVESLSWLASFAFRAVDLSLLIVVAYRPDELPLEGNAFSAAASDTGNRPFALAPLSAAAVARIVRDEVGEQAEEEFCEECWEVTSGSPFEAVELAIRLGERRLRGTSRDLPVMRDLAAAVTGPGLIERLQGFGTTTVRFAYAAAVLGQSISPELAARIAAIGSTAAAEATRKLRAARILADGEDAGDSLEFVHPLIATTIYGSIGTSLREGMHNSAAEAVRAAGLGPAAAARHLLEVPCEGSTEAVACLREAAREALHSGAPEAARRLLTRALQEPPLPEERAALLHELASATFLIKPTATVTHLREALAEPGTDPELRASMVYRLTQALAHTDRMAEAATVAADEAQRTGRPRIRLRMQADHFTWSAFRTDEPDSAGRSRALARLADRLIGRGLEERYLLGIRAWDAMMRGEPREKALAYAEEALRGGLSWTHENQGFEVPVSVALVFMYCDKPRRAEELFAKGMAECESKGWRGSHLALGQTLSGYIRYRRGCLGEAENLVREGLRIADRVEGAVPAQWFAVGILIQTLLARGRPVAARRLADKYRYGDVIPNAVIYPDPRTVYAELLLAEDRPDEAAPLLSGVGEWLEGRDWRNPAWCPWQLGLASALARSAPDRAVRHAQDAVKRARDFGAASAIGQALHAQAEVTGGEAALDLHAQAVDHLEQSPAAYELARALVGHGAALARNGRLQDAADRLYQGLEGAVHCGAESLAARARRELSAAGLRPLPLRYPQTDTLTTQERRAAEMSARGHPAAVVAKELHLTEQGVRQLLSSVYRKIGTDPAGLAEALETFPGPRP, from the coding sequence ATGGCGAATGAGCTGCGGCAACCCACACCCGAGTCCCGGCCGCTGCTCGAGCGCCGAAAGGAGCTCCGGGCACTCGACACGGCGCTGGCGGCCCTGCACGACACCGTCGACGGCGTTCCTCAGGCGCCGCGCGGCGGACTGCTCGCCTTCACCGGTCCGGCCGGCATGGGCAAGACGGCACTGCTGAACGAGGCCCGCGCCCGCGCCGTGGTGAAGGGGTTCACCGTGCTGTCGGGCCGGGGCGGCGAAAAGGAACAGGAGCTGGCGTTCCACGTGGTGCGCCAGCTCGTCCAGCCCGCACTGGCGACGATGGACGAGACGGAGATCCGCACGTTCCTGGGCGGCGGCTGGTACGACATCGTCGCCGCCGCGCTCGGTCTGGTCGCGACGCCGAGCGGCCACGTGCCGGACCCGACCGGGGTCCGCGACGGTCTCGACTGGGTGATGACACGCCTCGCCGTGAAGAAATCGCCCCTCGTCCTGCTTCTGGACGACCTGCACTGGGCCGATGTCGAGTCGCTGAGCTGGCTCGCCTCCTTCGCTTTTCGGGCCGTGGACCTGTCCCTGCTGATCGTCGTGGCCTACCGGCCCGACGAACTCCCGCTCGAGGGCAACGCCTTCAGCGCGGCCGCCTCCGACACGGGGAACCGTCCCTTCGCTCTGGCACCGCTCAGTGCCGCCGCCGTGGCACGGATCGTCAGGGACGAAGTGGGCGAGCAGGCCGAGGAGGAGTTCTGCGAGGAATGCTGGGAGGTCACCAGCGGGAGCCCGTTCGAGGCCGTCGAACTCGCCATCAGGCTCGGTGAGCGCCGGCTGCGGGGCACCAGCCGGGACCTGCCCGTCATGCGTGACCTGGCCGCCGCGGTGACCGGGCCCGGGCTGATCGAGCGTCTCCAGGGGTTCGGTACCACGACCGTCCGATTCGCCTACGCGGCCGCCGTCCTCGGTCAGTCCATCTCACCGGAGCTGGCCGCCCGCATCGCGGCGATCGGCAGCACGGCGGCGGCGGAGGCGACCCGGAAGCTGCGCGCTGCCCGCATCCTGGCCGACGGCGAGGATGCGGGAGACAGCCTGGAGTTCGTCCATCCGCTGATCGCCACCACGATCTACGGGTCCATCGGGACGAGCCTGCGGGAGGGCATGCACAACTCGGCGGCGGAGGCCGTCCGGGCGGCCGGGCTCGGGCCCGCCGCCGCGGCCCGGCACCTGCTGGAGGTGCCCTGCGAGGGCAGCACCGAGGCCGTCGCCTGCCTGCGGGAGGCCGCCCGTGAGGCTCTGCACTCCGGTGCTCCGGAGGCGGCCCGGCGGCTGCTGACCCGGGCCCTCCAGGAGCCGCCGCTGCCGGAGGAACGCGCCGCGCTGCTCCACGAACTCGCCTCCGCCACCTTCCTCATCAAGCCCACGGCCACCGTCACGCATCTGCGCGAGGCGCTGGCGGAACCCGGCACCGACCCCGAGCTGCGCGCCTCGATGGTGTACCGGCTGACCCAGGCGCTGGCCCACACGGACCGGATGGCGGAGGCCGCGACGGTGGCGGCCGACGAGGCGCAGCGGACCGGCCGTCCCCGGATCCGGCTGCGGATGCAGGCCGACCACTTCACCTGGAGCGCGTTCCGCACCGACGAGCCGGACTCGGCCGGCCGTTCGCGGGCGCTGGCCCGGCTGGCCGACCGTCTCATCGGCCGAGGCCTGGAGGAGCGTTACCTTCTCGGGATCCGGGCCTGGGACGCCATGATGCGCGGCGAGCCCCGGGAGAAGGCCCTCGCGTACGCCGAGGAGGCCCTGCGCGGCGGACTGAGCTGGACCCATGAGAACCAGGGCTTCGAGGTCCCCGTCTCGGTCGCTCTGGTGTTCATGTACTGCGACAAGCCGCGACGGGCCGAGGAACTGTTCGCGAAGGGCATGGCCGAGTGCGAGTCGAAGGGCTGGCGCGGCTCCCATCTGGCCCTGGGCCAGACGCTCTCCGGGTACATCCGCTACCGCCGCGGCTGTCTGGGCGAGGCGGAGAACCTGGTGCGGGAAGGCCTGCGCATCGCCGACCGTGTGGAGGGGGCGGTGCCCGCCCAGTGGTTCGCCGTCGGCATCCTGATCCAGACCCTCCTGGCCCGCGGACGCCCGGTGGCGGCTCGCCGGCTCGCCGACAAGTACCGCTACGGCGACGTCATCCCGAACGCCGTCATCTACCCCGACCCCCGCACGGTGTACGCCGAACTGCTCCTGGCGGAGGACCGGCCCGACGAGGCCGCTCCCCTGCTGTCCGGTGTCGGCGAGTGGCTGGAGGGCCGGGACTGGCGCAACCCCGCCTGGTGCCCGTGGCAGTTGGGCCTGGCCTCCGCACTGGCCCGCAGCGCTCCCGACCGGGCGGTGCGCCACGCGCAGGACGCAGTGAAGCGGGCCCGGGACTTCGGCGCGGCATCCGCGATCGGGCAGGCACTGCACGCCCAGGCGGAGGTCACGGGCGGGGAGGCGGCTCTCGATCTGCACGCGCAGGCAGTCGACCACCTGGAGCAGTCGCCCGCCGCGTACGAACTGGCCCGTGCCCTGGTCGGCCACGGTGCCGCACTGGCCCGCAACGGCCGCCTGCAGGACGCCGCCGACCGGCTCTACCAGGGCCTGGAAGGCGCGGTGCACTGCGGTGCCGAAAGCCTGGCGGCACGGGCCAGGCGGGAACTCTCCGCCGCCGGACTACGGCCGCTGCCCCTGCGCTACCCACAGACGGACACCCTCACCACCCAGGAGCGCAGGGCAGCCGAGATGTCGGCGCGGGGCCACCCGGCGGCGGTGGTCGCCAAGGAACTGCACCTCACCGAGCAGGGCGTGCGGCAGCTGCTCTCCTCCGTGTACCGAAAGATCGGCACGGACCCCGCGGGCCTGGCCGAGGCGCTGGAGACGTTTCCCGGACCCCGCCCCTGA